One region of Labrus mixtus chromosome 1, fLabMix1.1, whole genome shotgun sequence genomic DNA includes:
- the LOC132977863 gene encoding uncharacterized protein LOC132977863: MSLSIMAFTLVLLLQLLLVSLTSASHHMGGTATYTYRGQTPDGRYIVDFHNRDTYDRCSYSHYWSCYQGQCGFKASTQHGVIDNSTNAPSYEQLWCETETVDTRYVPSDKPFQMRAASCCWINTRNVGGWSNWRLLTTVDLGRRSDTREPNRSPDIAILPLLRVPQNCPRTYKLTTFDPDGDKVRCRYGNIQNVECGACDQPSGFHLNPDSCTLQYNSASYDYRSYAFEMVVEDFPRGHITLQYSDGSQSSKSPALMRKKRQLYYTAAATTTTPWWWWQTTTTAAPTTTTAAPTTTPWWWWHTTTTAAPTTTTAAPTTTPWWWWHTTTTAAPTTTPWWWWHTTTTAAPTTTADPWWTSTTEAPTTTTTTEAPTTTPRPWYTTPWWWTTPTTTTDAPTTTSTTTPWPWYTTAWWWTTPTTTTAEPATTAAPPTTTPWWWQWRTTTTTAPVQTSPLSKLPLHFSFLVDKPVPSCQPGHYLPEYVSPTPENGVHIHAEVDMEVEIRVKAQSSLSIIQDIIFSGPLNTIKHRNTFNEFVITWTPTSEHLGNHYVICFAVESVSGNNVYQSDMRCVVVDVGKKQVEANVICSQSTMRVEIEKSSFPRLSEDDLRLNDPSNIVCGLKTHSNSTHVIGIIPLNSCGTQIEEDEEFLKFKNEITTFENNNDVVTRKNLLEVQFYCQYPKRGNVTQSFLAHRNATTVWEKGFGTFTYQFEFYPNVQFQTMINPHHYPLEYDLGSRIYMQIEATSSLNNTELFVESCSAAPYDNPNYMPVYPIIQNGCVMDSTVIIHSPPHQRQFKFSMEAFKFIGLHDQVYISCSVLMCQAGEPNTRCSQGCMTMNQGLDRRKRETVSQTSSHLVSQGPLRMRRSAERAESPVMNLNLNLVFIAGCLVAAVGMISGVAVYKAKISRVKYQPLPTFED; encoded by the exons ATGAGTCTGAGCATCATGGCCTTCACACTGGTGCTCCTGCTTCAGCTGCTCCTGGTCTCACTGACATCTGCCTCTCATCACATGGGGGGAACCGCAACCTACACCTACAGAGGACAAACCCCTGACGGGAGATATATT GTGGACTTTCACAACAGGGACACCTACGACCGCTGTTCCTACTCACACTACTGGTCTTGTTACCAGGGTCAGTGTGGCTTTAAAGCCAGTACACAGCATGGGGTAATAGACAACAGCACCAATGCTCCGTCTTACGAACAACTTTGGTGTGAAACTGAAACAGTCGATACGAGATACGTTCCCAGTGACAAACCTTTTCAAATGAG GGCAGCTAGCTGTTGTTGGATTAACACGCGTAATGTAGGCGGTTGGTCAAATTGGAGGCTACTGACTACTGTGGATTTGGGAAGAAGATCTGACACCAGAGAACCAAACAGATCACCAGACATTGCCATCCTGCCTCTACTACG GGTTCCTCAGAACTGCCCAAGGACATACAAGCTGACTACCTTTGATCCTGACGGTGACAAAGTTCGATGCCGATACGGAAATATCCAAAATGTGGAATGTGGCGCATGTGACCAACCTTCAGGCTTCCACTTAAATCCG GACTCCTGCACGTTACAATACAACAGCGCCAGTTATGACTACAGAAGTTATGCGTTTGAGATGGTGGTGGAAGACTTTCCACGAGGGCACATCACTCTTCAATACTCAGACGGATCTCAATCCTCCAAGAGTCCAGCATTGATGAGGAAAAAGAGGCAGCTTTATTATACAGCTgcagcaacaaccacaactcCTTGGTGGTGGTGGcaaactacaacaactgcagcaccaactacaacaactgcagcaccaactACAACTCCTTGGTGGTGGTGGCAtactacaacaactgcagcaccaactacaacaactgcagcaccaactACAACTCCTTGGTGGTGGTGGCAtactacaacaactgcagcaccaaccaCAACTCCTTGGTGGTGGTGGCAtactacaacaactgcagcaccaactACTACCGCAGACCCGTGGTGGACGTCAACAACTgaagcaccaacaacaacaacaacaactgaagcACCAACCACAACACCCCGGCCTTGGTACACAACACCCTGGTGGTGGACGacaccaaccacaacaactgaTGCACCAACTACAACATCAACCACAACACCCTGGCCTTGGTACACAACCGCTTGGTGGTGGACGacaccaaccacaacaactgctgAACcagcaacaactgcagcaccacCAACCACAACTCCGTGGTGGTGGCAGTGGCgcacaaccacaacaacagcacCAGTTCAAACTTCTCCTCTCAGTAAACTTCCCCTTCATTTCTCCTTTCTTG TGGACAAACCCGTTCCCTCATGTCAGCCAGGACACTACTTGCCTGAGTATGTAAGCCCAACACCTGAAAACGGAGTGCACATTCATGCAGAGGTCGACATGGAGGTGGAGATCAGAGTCAAAGCACAATCTTCACTTTCAAT aATACAGGACATCATCTTCAGCGGGCCACTGAATACCATAAAGCATAGGAACACCTTTAACGAGTTTGTCATTACATGGACACCAACTTCAGAGCACCTGGGAAATCATTACGTCATCTGCTTTGCTGTAGAATCAGTGAGCGG AAATAACGTCTATCAGTCAGACATGAGGTGTGTAGTTGTGGACGTTGGAAAGAAGCAAG TTGAAGCCAATGTGATCTGCAGTCAGTCCACCATGAGAGTGGAGATTGAGAAATCTTCATTCCCCCGACTCAGCGAGGATGATTTACGGCTCAATGACCCCTCAAATATCGTCTGCGGCCTGAAGACTCATTCCAACAGCACTCATGTCATCGGCATCATCCCTCTCAACTCTTGTGGCACCCAGATCGAG GAAGATGAGGAATTCCTAAAGTTCAAGAATGAAATCACCACGTTTGAGAACAACAACGACGTGGTCACCAGGAAAAACCTGCTGGAGGTTCAGTTCTACTGTCAGTATCCCAAACGAGGGAACGTGACTCAAAGCTTCTTGGCACACAGGAATGCAACCACTGTGTGGGAGAAAGGCTTCGGCACGTTCACGTACCAGTTTGAGTTCTATCCCAACGTTCAGTTCCAGACCATGATCAATCCGCACCATTACCCTCTGGAGTACGACTTAGGGAGCCGCATCTACATGCAGATCGAGGCCACGTCTTCACTCAACAACACCGAGCTGTTTGTGGAGTCCTGCAGCGCTGCACCGTATGACAACCCCAACTACATGCCAGTCTACCCTATCATCCAGAATGG GTGCGTAATGGACTCGACTGTTATCATCCATTCCCCCCCCCACCAGAGACAGTTCAAGTTCAGCATGGAGGCCTTCAAGTTCATTGGATTACATGACCAG GTGTACATCAGCTGCTCAGTCCTGATGTGTCAGGCAGGAGAACCCAACACCAGGTGCTCACAGGGATGCATGACAATGAATCAAGGCCTCGACAGGCGTAAGAGAGAGACTGTCAGCCAGACTTCATCCCACCTTGTCTCCCAGGGTCCCCTGCGCATGaggaggtcagcagagagagcagaaagcCCAG TGATGAACCTGAATCTGAACCTGGTTTTCATCGCTGGATGTCTTGTTGCAGCCGTTGGCATGATCAGTGGAGTGGCCGTGTACAAAGCCAAAATATCAAGGGTCAAATACCAGCCTCTGCCCACATTTGAGGATTAA